One window of Acropora palmata chromosome 1, jaAcrPala1.3, whole genome shotgun sequence genomic DNA carries:
- the LOC141892017 gene encoding uncharacterized protein LOC141892017 has translation MRTKVLQTAVLAAATLLFLIALPLVNCRRRNTLRIEEQDDNLSVKGYDHGKRENTMNQAVNAYFRMKELRDTFYTKFYSAFDVCEMLSDALSKCKRNESVQICKASRSEGEPIAQCSCDRYRDCRVCQGSNSHTIHLFH, from the exons ATGAGAACAAAAGTCCTTCAG ACGGCTGTGTTGGCTGCAGCGACGCTTCTTTTTCTGATCGCACTTCCATTGGTGAACTGCAGACGCCGTAATACTTTGCGAATTGAAGAACAAGACGATAATTTAAGCGTTAAAGGTTACGATCATGGAAAAAGAGAGAACACAATGAACCAGGCAGTGAATGCATATTTTAGAATGAAAGAACTAAGGGATACCTTTTATACTAAGTTTTATTCTGCATTTGATGTATGCGAGATGTTGTCAGATGCATTATCTAAATGTAAGAGGAACGAATCAGTACAAATATGCAAGGCGAGCAGATCAGAAGGAGAGCCCATAGCACAGTGCAGTTGTGATCGATATAGGGATTGTCGTGTCTGTCAAGGAAGTAACTCACATACCATTCACCTGTTtcattaa